The nucleotide window TCAATGTGACATGTGACCAAGGAGAGCTCGCTCttctgtatctccagctgttggatcAGATGTGACACCTGGTTTTCCTGCCGGGAGATCTCGGCCTGGACCTTGTTCTCCAGGATCTCCAGCTGTCTCTTGATGTCTACGAACAGACTGGCGACTTTCTCCTTGATGTCCGTTGCTTTTTCTTGAACTTCTCTCCTGCGGTTCTGCATGTTCTGCAGCCGTTCTTCAGCCTCCTTGGATAGCGCGGACAGGTTCTTCAGAATATTCTTTAGCATAGCCTTCTTCTTTTGAGAAGCTTTTTTTAGAGGTTCCACCTTGTGTCCGCTGTGATCTCCGGCCAAGCAGCAGGTGACGCAGATACACGTCCGGTCATTCGAGCAGTAGTACCTGAGAACTTCGTTGTGCACGGAGCACTTTCGTTTGCTGAAGGTGGTGGTGGGGTCACATAAGACATGTTCTGGAGACTTGCTGTGGACTCTCAGGTGGTCGTAACACAGCGAAGCTTCACAATGCAGACAGGATTTCACAGCTGGTACCGGAGCGTTGATACAGTTTGTGCAGAAGATAGCGCCCTCCACCTCATCTGGCTGAAAATACAGGAAGTGCTCTGCAATGTTACGCAGGGTTACATTACCCTGAAGAAGAGGACGGTCTGTAAACCTGGCTCTGCAGTCAGGACAGCTGTACACTCCTATGCCGTCCTGTGTCTCCAAAACATGACCGATACACACCAGGCAGAAGTTGTGTCCACATCTCAGGGTCACAGGATCTGTAAAAATGTTGAGGCAGATGGAGCAGGTCAACTCATCTCTCAGGTCAGGAGAAGCCATGAGGGCGGGAGatagaagtgaaactgaaagctcTTCTGTGATGAGATCTTTTGTTGTTTTTATCACCACCCTGTAACTCTGAGCCTCCTCCCCCGCCACACAACATAACCCTGCCTTGTGCACATCCCAGGGGTGGGAGGGTCCATACTGTACAGCTGCCTATAGCACAGCAGCCTGCTGTGATCACGCCCTACAAAATGGAGCCATTGCCTGAAGGAgttaacaggaggaggaggaggaggagagcttcAATCAGGAAGAGGAAGTGCAGGAGAGGAGGGatgacaccatactgtatactgccATAGGGGACAGGGAGATACCACACAGAGGAAACACTATTatagagttatattcttgtatataggagcagtattatagaagttatattcttgtatataggggcagtattatagtggttatattattgtatataggagcagtattatagtagttatattcttgtatataggagcagtattatagaagttatattcttgtatataggagcagtattatagtagttatattcttgtatataggagcagtattatagtagttatattcttgtatataggagcagtattatagtagttatattcttgtatataggagcagtattatagtagttatattcttgtatataggagcagtattatagaagttatattcttgtatataggggacagtgttatagtagttatattcttgtatataggagcagtattatagtagttatattcttgtatataggggacagtattataacagttatatacttgtatataggagcagtattatagtagttatattcttgtatataggagcagtattatagtagttatattcttgtatataggagcagtattatagtagttatattcttgtatataggagcagtattatagtagttatattcttgtatataggaagcagtattatagtagttatattcttggatataggggcagtattatagtagttatattcttgtatataggagcagtattattgtagttatattcttgtatataggagcagtattatagaagttatattcttgtatatacgaggaagtattttagtagttatattcttgtatataggagcagtattatagtagttatattcttgtatataggagcagtattatagtagttatattcttgtatataggagcagtattatagtagttatattcttgtatataggagcagtattatagaagttatattcttgtatataggagacagtattatagtagttatattcttgtatataggggcagtattatagtagttatattcttgtatataggaggcagtattatagtagttatattcttgtatatagggggcagtattatggtagttatattcttgtatataggggcagtattatagtagttatattcttgtatatagtaggcagtattatagtagttatattcttgtatataggagcagtattatagtagttatattcttgtatataggaagcagtattatagtagttatattcttggatataggggcagtattatagtagttatattcttgtatataggagcagtattattgtagttatattcttgtatataggagcagtattatagaagttatattcttgtatatacgaggaagtattttagtagttatattcttgtatataggagcagtattatagtagttatattcttgtatataggagcagtattatagtagttatattcttgtatataggagcagtattatagtagttatattcttgtatataggaggcagtattatagtagttatattcctgtatataggggcagtattatagtagttatattcttgtatataggaggcagtattatagtagttatattgttttatataggagcagtattatagtagttatattcttgtatataggaacagtattatagtagttatattcttgtatataggaggcagtattatagtagatatattcttgtatataggagcagtattatagtagttatattcttgtatataggagcagtattatagtagttatattcttgtatataggagcagtattatagtagttatattcttgtatataggagcagtattatggtagttatattcttgtatataggagcagtattatagtagttatattcttgtatataggagcagtattatagtagttatattcttgtatataggggacagtgttatagtagttatattcttgtatataggagcagtattatagtagttatattcttgtatataggggacagtattatagtagttatattcttgtatataggggacagtgttatagtagttatattcttgtatataggagcagtattatagtagttatattcttgtatataggggacagtattataacagttatatacttgtatataggagcagtattatagtagttatattcttgtatataggagcagtattatagtagttatattcttgtatataggagcagtattatagtagttatattcttgtatataggagcagtattatagtagttatattcttgtatataggagcagtattatagtagttatattcttgtatataggaggcagtattatagtagttatattcttgtatataggaggcgtattatagtagttatattcttgtatataggagcagtattatagtagttatagtcttgtatataggaggagtattatagtagttatattcttgtatataggagcagtattatagtagttatattcttgtatataggaggcagtattatagtagttatattcttgtatataggagcagtattatagtagttatattcttgtatataggaggcagtattatagtagttgtattcttgtatataggagcagtattatagtagttatattcttgtatataggagcagtattatagtagttatattcttgtatataggagcagtattatagtagttatattcttgtatataggaggcagtattatagtagttatattcttgtatataggagcagtattatagtagttatattcttgtatataggagcagtattatagtagttatagtcttgtatataggaggagtattatagtagttatattcttgtatataggaggcagtattatagtagttatattcttgtatataggagcagtattatagtagttatattcttgtatataggggcagtattatagtagttatattcttgtatataggagcagtattatagtagttatattcttgtatataggggcagtattatagtagttatattcttgtatataggagcagtattatagtagttatattcttgtatataggagcagtattatagtagttatattcttgtatataggagtagtattatagtagttatattcttgtatataggagcagtattatagtagttatgttcttgtatataggagcagtattatagtagttatattcttgtatataggagacagtattatagtagttatattcttgtatataggaggcagtattatagtagttatattcttgtatatagaagcagtattatagtagttatatccttgtatataggagcagtattatagtagttatattcttatatataggtggcagtattatagtagttatattcttgtatataggagcagtattatagtagttatattcttgtatatagtaggcattattatagtagttatatgcttgaatataggagacagtattatagtagttatattcttgtatataggagcagtattatagtagttatattcttgaacatgcccatagcaaccagattgcttctttcatttttaacaaggactctgaataatgaaagaagggatctgattggttgctatgggcaactggtcaacttttcctctacacaggttttgataaatctcccccataaattcTTCCAAagacagcgccacccctgtcttcaggttgtgtgcggtattacaacttggctccattaacttcaatgaaaCTAAGTttcaataccaaacacaacctaaggacaggggtggtgctgtttttggaagaaatcagctctggttttctattcctggataaactcTTTAATttcttacacattttttttatagctgtACATTCTTAAGTAAATTTGTCTCATTGTGCACCAAAATCTGTCAATACCAAAATCAGGCTAACATTACAAATAGTGTGTGGTACACCATAATATACCTCTCTGTTCTTGTCCACACATGTAATATATACGTCCGAAACCAGAACATATAGGTCGGAACGTCCACTTTTTGGAGCTGtggacaaaaaatatatatatgttagtcAGAAACAGTAGCATTTCCTTAGTCACATCaataaggccgtgttcacacggtGTAAATTGAgccatatttttttacaaaaatacagtggtaAAATGTAAATGATGCGTTGTATTAAATTCTATGGAAAAAACATTTCTACAGCCTTAATTCTGAATGGCCATTAAAATATGGAGCATGTTCATTGTATGTGGGCGTACATAAGAAACAACGTCAAGAGTAACAAAATTCACCCTTAAAGCGGGAAATAAAAAAATGACCACAAAAAACCGTTACACACACGTCCGAAAATACACAGTGTGAACGTGGCCCTGGTAATATTGCTAGTGGTAACCTGCGCAAGTAATAATGTGCAATTACCACCAAATATGTGTCTGCCGACCAATGGtaatattttttaacccctttttaaacctcaaaagtaaaaaaaaaataaaaaaataaacagaccaAAGAGGAGACAAGAAGCTACATGGTTGGTTTTCagctgcttttatttatttttatttttttacttttggaccaCTTTATGGCCATTTTTTTCAGGCTCAAAAAACAGACCAAAATATGGTACATTTATAATTTTATCTGAAACCAAATCtgtccatagcgaccaatcacagttTATTTTTCATATGACcagagctgagttgtgattgttttttttttgttgtgtcaTGTtgtgttgtgaaattaccataatactgtgactagctttttgtgaactagtatttcctgtttgacgtttcttttttgcctagaaatcccacaattccattttccccctcccacacatcagccaccccacccattgaaacataaatgagctgcatccattcaaaagacctgtggtcttcaatcagggtgcctccagctgttgcattagttgcagattgatccctccacccattgaagcagacaggctccctgtcatcagctgactagtgagtcaggtctcggccacattgcaacctgggaaaaatctgagacaacagtcattttgtatgctggtaaaaataaatattggggtgaaaatcacagaagaattgtgagaaaactgtcacacacaggtacagacactatattatggactacactaactttacagcccctgtagcatagtcaaataaaaaaaattcctggaatacccctttaaaagaaagtcTCACCCACCATAACGTCTAGAGAGCAGGAGGGCGTCCATGTAGTCACTTCGCTGAGGTTCATGCAGATATGTATTGAGAAATGTCCCGGCAGAAACCTTTCAAAACTTTCTGTATATATCTGTAATTTCTAAGAATATCCACCTTATATTTAATCACATAAGGAACCATttctatatggcagtgtttcccaaccagtgtgcttctagctgtatgccgggcatgctgggagttgtagttatgcaacagctggatgtgctaaccctaaggctatgttcacactacagaatctgtcCAGAAGATATTCTGAGGCGGACCATCCTACCATGTGAGAGTGCAACCATCAAGTGCACCATCCTACCATGTGAGAGTGCAACCATCAAGTGCACCATCCTACCATGTGAGAGTGCAACCATCAAGTGCATCATCCTACCATGTGAGAGTGCAACCATCAAGTGCATCATCCTACCATGTGAGAGTGCAACCATCAAGTGCATCATCCTACCATGTGAGAGTGCAACCATCAAGTGCATCATCCTACCTTGTGAGAGTGCAGCCATCAAGTGCATCATCCTACCATGTGAGAGTGCAACCATCAAGTGCATCATCCTATCATGTGAGAGTGCAACCATCAAGTGCATCATCCTACCATGTGAGAGTGCAACCATCAAGTGCATCATCCTACCATGTGAGAGTGCAACCTTCAGGTGCACCATACTACCATGTGAGAGTGCAGCCATCAAGTGCATCATCGTACCATGTGAGAGTGCAACCATCAAGTGCATCATCCTATCATGTGAGAGTGCAACCATCAAGTGCATCATCCTACCATGTGAGAGTGCAACCATCAAGTGCATCATCCTACCATGTGAGAGTGCAACCATCAAGTGCATCATCCTACCATGTGAGAGTGCAACCATCAAGTGCATCATCCTACCATGTGAGAGTGCAACCATCAAGTGCATCATCCTACCTTGTGAGAGTGCAGCCATCAAGTGCATCATCCTACCATGTGAGAGTGCAACCATCAAGTGCATCATCCTACCATGTGAGAGTGCAACCATCAAGTGCATCATCCTATCATGTGAGAGTGCAACCATCAAGTGCATCATCCTGCCATGTGAGAGTGGAACCATCAAGTGCATCATCCTACCATGTGAGAGTGCAACCATCAAGTGCATCATCCTGCCATGTGAGAGTGCAACCATCAAGTGCATCATCCTACCATGTGAGAGTGCAACCATCAAGTGCATCATCCTACCATGTGAGAGTGCAACCATCAAGTGCATCATCCTACCATGTGAGAGTGCAACCATCAAGTGCATCATCCTATCATGTGAGAGTGCAACCATCAAGTGCATCATCCTGCCATGTGAGAGTGCAACCATCAAGTGCATCATCCTACCATGTGAGAGTGCAACCATCAAGTGCATCATGCTACTAATTGTGGGTTGTAACTATCAGGTGCATCATCCTACCAAGTATGATTTGTAACTATCAAGTCTTGCTAGATTTACCATGAACTTTAACCATGAAGCAAGCTGTACCACTGTTGTGAGGGCCAAAAAGTTCTTTATTATTGCAGCAGCTCCATACATACCTGCCATAAGTCTTAGTTTTATTCTTATAAAGTGAATACAGATATATGAATAGTTCACTATATACAATCAGAGAAGCCTGTCTGACCAATGACCGTCCCTTATGTTCTACTACGGGGTATTTGGGGTCCTGGAGCCGGAGCCATGATTGAGACCATTTAGATGCAGAGAAGACAATATGGAGGATGcctttagagtagggtcacatgtgccggattttgctgctgcatatttttctacccattaaaaataaattagtagtaaaatcagctgcagaaaatacggtatgacccttagggtacgttgagacaagtggattttctgcgCGTATTTCGCTGCTGAAGGACTTccgtatgctgcctttacatgttccTGCTCAgggcagcaatacgccgctatgagcagacacactgcaagtACGAGTCGCCGCACGCATGCAACGTATACTCGCACCTCGCggaagctctcggcctagctcatagagcggggggagcggccgcgatgtgtgcgagtacaccgtgtATGCGCGGCGTCTCACACAtctcttcagtgtgtctgcacataGCAGCGTATtgctgctctgagcaggcacatgtaaaggcagcatacagaggtccttcagcggcggatccgcagcgtaaaatccgctgtaaatccgctcatcTGAACGAGGGTACATCCACACAAGCGGATCCAcaacgtatttgatgctgcggatcaGCAGACAATGGACCCCTATAGTGCTGCCTCAGATGTACCTGCTTGGAGAGGCAACTCGGCGCTACGAGCAGACATACTGGGATGTGCGAGTTGCCTTGCACAgtttactcgcacacatcgcggctgctctcggcctcaCTCATATCACAGAAGTGCGTCTGCgcgtagcggcggattgcagcTCCGAGCAGGCGCATCTGAGGCACACTgagattttccatgcagacattctggcgtgagaacatagccttagggtacatTTATTGGCATCGGTATCTGTGGCTgctcctgtacgtgtgaatacaccctgaaggtacgttcacacgggcggatccacagcgGATCTGCCAACAATGGACAATTGTTggcagatccgcagtgtaaaatacgctgtggatccgcccgtgtgaacgtaccctcagggtgtattcacacgtacaggagcAGCCACAGATACCGATGCAAATAAatgtaccctaaggctatgttcacactccagaatgtctgcatggaaatctCTATGCGGACAATCTGCAGACGGCAGGCGCCGGCATGACATAAATGGCAACGCATTTGAATTTCCacaccagatgtttccggcatagaaattctgctatgtgaatagcgctgcagaatcccattgaaatcgatgggactctgctgctgcagaattccacatggaaattctggtGCGTTcacacagtacagtggtccctcaacatacgatagtaacctgttccaaatgaaccatcgtttgttgaaaccatcgtatgttgagggatccgtgcaatgtaaagtataggacagtggtctacaacctgcggccctccagatgttgcaaaactacaacacccagcatgcccggacagccgttggctgttcggtcatgctgggtgttgtagttttgcaacatctggagggccgcaggttgaagaccagtggtataggaagttgtactcacctgtccccgccgctccggaccgtcaccgcttgtcaccgctgcccttccatctctgtcgctgcgtccccgaggtgtccacgacgctccggcaaggcctctgcttccccggcatcctcgctctccgtcgccgccatcacgtcactacgcacgccgctcctattggatgacaggacggcgtgcgcagtaacgtgatgatgacgatggagagcgccgacgatgcaggggttcccaaagaggacgcgccggagccccgaggacaggtaagtgatcgtcagcggatcaCACggaggatccagcggtataccttcgggtagttttaggctaaaccacgccccggTGTCACGGGTGtataggatacgggtgtgcgcctgcCCTAGTCTGAACGttgtccaatattgtctgcaaaaaccgcATATTGATGCGATTTAAGTCTGCGCCAGAAATTGTATgggactttgcaaatgaaaaatggtTTACTCGtagcgcttgtgaaatagagggagaGGTAAAGAAAAGTACTGTGTCTACCATGTGCAAGATTAGGTCTGAAGCTATGTTACGTTGCCAAgtattgcctgtacctgcaagggttaaagatgttcCGGAGAAGCACGCAAAAATGTCCCGTGCTGGTCAGCATCccgtccctgggtgtggaaaccatgttgctgtatcgATGCCGAAATGGAACTGTAAAGATTCGCCCCTTGTCGCCGGGGGAGAGGAAGTCAGCTCTGCACCGCTGACACACTTCCGGCTGGTGGCCATTTTCCCgaagccctgcataaaaggagcagcgCCGCCGGATCCTCTCAATCTGCCAGAAGTCTGCAAGTGGAGCAACATGGTGGAACAGGCAAGCACGAGAGCGGatagtcccaagatggcgccagagGCCTGGATTGTCGCCACAGCGCAAATGTTTCAGGAGCTGGCAGATCATCTACAGCGCATCTCCATTGGGACCGaagaggcctgctaccaagtCCTGCTGCCCGAGGACAATGGAGACTGGCCAGCAACCCCGGCGGAAGGAACAACGGCATCTTCTTGTGGATcatcgccggtgaggctgtccaCTCACCActggacctggggatcctgggccgaAATTCATacggaggagtcagaagtgagtaccccggctgagcccgctttctctacccctccttctacccctagcccagaCCAAACCCCACCAGGTCCAGAAGTCTGCTGTACGCCCCCAATCCCCACTGTTAACCCGGTGGCTATTTGGTGATGAGCTGGGACTAATCCAATACATGAGGGTGCACCTTCTTCCTCTGCCAGGGAAACCCCATCCCTCAGTTCCGACAGTCCAGTCATCTAcacatgtgcccaggcctactcctgttgtcgaggaggtttggcctaatcagcggGCACCAACTACAGTGTCTTGGCCTACTCCtgcagaggaggtttggccggcccaacaggcaccaatgtctattccccagtggcgcaagctgctgcggtgcaaatggtggtcactatcagccccaccattactgGGTCTACCCTATCCCGGGTAAACTGGAATATCCAAGTGAGTCCattagagggggcacagtcccgtaGACCCCGctacatgtcccagcctcggaAGCAGTCCGACAGGTGAGCCTGGGATGGCAAATATCCAGGCTGAATAACTCTACCAGTGATAATTCTGCTGTCTGTCACTAACTTTGCTTTGTGAAGTACTCTTGTTACAGGTTATGCAACGTTCAAGAAGaagtgcctgacgaacttgtcaagaagtttattcaTAACCATATACGTAAGCATGTGCCCGGCTTTTAGTCGTGATTCTTTACTGAGAACTCAGAACATACCAGAACTGTGGACCGGTACTAGAAAAAACATGTATACACTGTCggagtaatatattttcatttatatttttgcacaagTGAATGCGTGTGGTGGTGTACTATATTTATTGTACCTCtcacctgacatggctgataacagggaacaatagattgtattcacctgtcctacagtcacctctcctctcctgacatggctgataacagggaacaatagattgtattcacctgtcctacagtcaccactcccctcctgacatggctgataacagagaacaatagattgtattcccctgtcctacagtcacctctcccctcctgacatggctgataacagagaacaatagatatattcacctgtcctacagtcaccactcctcacctgacatgactgataacagagagcaatagattgtattcacctgtcctacagtcacctcccctcctgacatgactgataacagagaacaataaattatattcacctctcccctcctgacatggttgataacagagaacaatagattgtattaacctgtcctacagtcacctctcccctcctgacatggctgatagcagagaacaatagatatattcacctgtcctacagtcacctctcccctcctgacatggctgataacagagaacaatagattgtattcacctgtcctacagtcacctctcctctcctgacatggctgataacagagaacaatagattatattcacctgtcctacagtcacctctcccctcctgacatggctgataacagagaacaatagattatattcacctgtcctacagtcacctctcccctcctgacatggctgataacagagaacaatagattatattcacctgtcctacagtcacctc belongs to Hyla sarda isolate aHylSar1 chromosome 13, aHylSar1.hap1, whole genome shotgun sequence and includes:
- the LOC130297657 gene encoding E3 ubiquitin/ISG15 ligase TRIM25-like — translated: MASPDLRDELTCSICLNIFTDPVTLRCGHNFCLVCIGHVLETQDGIGVYSCPDCRARFTDRPLLQGNVTLRNIAEHFLYFQPDEVEGAIFCTNCINAPVPAVKSCLHCEASLCYDHLRVHSKSPEHVLCDPTTTFSKRKCSVHNEVLRYYCSNDRTCICVTCCLAGDHSGHKVEPLKKASQKKKAMLKNILKNLSALSKEAEERLQNMQNRRREVQEKATDIKEKVASLFVDIKRQLEILENKVQAEISRQENQVSHLIQQLEIQKSELSLVTCHIEEVCNMTDPLTLLQECVSVRFCPAEETGHEIRGDDTKESYIGDMDEGLISETLHTGLYDILAFVRKQIYVKENKCTTLDEDTVANNLLLSIDKKSVFWTQKLPDLGHVELPVRFQNCSQVLSLESFCSGRHYWDIETSNHGEWRLGVSYSTVERGGDCSYLGCNDKSWCLCRSNNNQYSVVNDNREIQLTPVISHHRFRIYLDYYGGRLSFYELCSPIRHLYTYSADFTDPLHVAFYVCGVNAFVRIAY